The sequence below is a genomic window from Phaenicophaeus curvirostris isolate KB17595 chromosome 16, BPBGC_Pcur_1.0, whole genome shotgun sequence.
CCTTATCGTAGCTGCAACAAGCAGGTTTTTGCCAGGTTTGTCCCCACATTGATGGAATGACTCTTCTCACCCGGTGCTGTTgccctggagatgctccagcctctccttccccatcctgcTTGGCACTTGGCCAccatttcccagccctgcccgaGCTCTGGTGGATCTCACGGGGGTCTCGGGGAAGCCACCTCTCTCCTCACTCCTGTGTATGTTTGATTTCCATGCAATCCCAGGAAAAACTTCTCTTTGAAACTATCCGTGCTGAAGCCCAGGTTGGAAAACTGTGTTCTCTCCTGTATTAACATTTTGTGGTTTGTATATCTCGTGATTCACTGCATGCTCCTCCTACTCTGCACCTCTGATGAGAAGTCCTGCagtttccatttgtttttcttccttttattttttccccccctttttttttcttgaaataaaagcCAGAGAGAAGGGACGAAGCAACCCCATCTTGGCAGTTGATTTCCCCACACTGGTATCTTCCGATGTGACTAGATACGAAGATGAAGACCAAGGAAATTTGAGGGGAACTCTCAGCCTTTAAAAAGCTGGATGTATTTATAGCCTAACAGGTTACTGCAGCACAGTGGTTCTGTGCTCTGCGTCTGCTCTGAGTCCACGTGAAGTGGTTTGGCTTGGCTTAAACCCCAGTGAGAGGGTCCAACACAGGTACCAGTCGGGCAGTAACTTGTTACGCTGCATGAATAGACTGGGAATCTCAGTCCTGAACTGGGGAAAAGGGATTTGTAGATGCACTTCTGTTGTTTTCCACCAAGCTGGTTTCAAATGAGGTAGGCTTGGGCGTGGATTAGTCATGTTGCTGAGAAGTTGTCACTGTGCCGCACGTGAAGCAGGACTGTGTTCACACGATGCCTGCTCACAAGCCCTTGGCTGTGGCGTGAGGAGTGTGGCTTGTCCCAGCCCATCCCGCCTGGTGTCAGGCACGTCTCTAACATCTGTGCCCGAGGAACAGCTTGTGGATGGGGCTGCGGGAAAGGCAAAGGACAGAAAGGGTCATGATGGAGAGGGGGCAAACGTCTGCAGCCGGGGTGTTGGAGGGGTGTTAATCTGGATGCATGAGGGTGGCAGTGTTTGCCCTGTCCTTGGGGCTAGTCTGACTCCATGTGCCCCTGCAGCCCTCCACCGCGTCTCATTAACCTGATGCCATGTCTCTACCAAGCCAAACATGCATTTTCTTGGTTACTCAAGTCCTAATTACTGTTTATATTGCTGTGTGTGTCAGCACCTGCAGTGGAGGCAGGCACTGCCCTCAGCAGTGCCCTGCGATGTGCGGAGGCACTAATTATACTCTGCTAACGATGACCGGGCAGCTATAAAACACCCACAAGAAGGAAGGTGGCTGCTTCAGCGCTGGGTCCTTGttcagctcccagccctcgggAGGCTGAGTTGCCCGTTGTCCCTTCTTGGCCGCTGTGGCAGCATGCTCGGCTTGCAGCTTCCACTGTTCCCCCAGTcatccttatttaaaaaaacctttttggTTTGACCTATAAATACCATCATGAGGCAAAGGCACCCCCTGCCCATGTGCTGTGAATTAATTTgtctgggatggaggagataTGAAGTGCTTGAGCAGAATTAATAGCCAGTTGTAGGAGATGAAATGAGAAACTTTGGGTCCCTCTTCTGAGTTTCTTAACTCGGTTCCCAGCAGCTGTCCCTCCACTCCCTGACACACATTCCATGCCCTTTGGACAGCACCAGAGGAGAAATGAGCTTACACGAGATGTCACCGAGATTCTTCCCTGTGGTATTTAGAGCAGCATTATGTACCCTAACATGTCTGTGAGGCCTCAGGATccccatttttccttctccatttaaAGACTCCATCTCATCCCCTTTAAGTAAGCTTCACTTACTTAAAATGCAGCCGTAATCACTGACGGACTCCAGATTGAGCGCCTGGCTTTGGAGTCAGGCAATAACTTCTAATGGTTGAGGAGCAAGGGGCTTTCATCATGGTGCCGtgtggatttattttattatctgaGGAATAAATTATCTCCAAGCTGGTTTTAGCCTGCAACTTCCGGAGTTTCTTGAAACCCAGCTCTACTGAGCCTGTGGTTTGATCGTGGATGAAAGCGCATCGGAAGATACTAGCCCTGGCCCATGCAGAGTCATCTCTTCTGCTCCATCCTTTGTTTTGGGCATTTGCACACACATGAGGTGGTTGGCTGCGGGCACTGGGCTGTGCTACTCAGGTGGCAAGAGAAGCCgtgttgctgctgctctctCCCGGTCACAGCAGCCTCGGTGCATGCCGTCCCGTGGGTCAGAGCCCCGTTAGTGGTGGTTTGCTTGCAGCgatgggcctggggagcagctttccagctcttCCCACGGTGCTTGTGGAGGCTGGAGCCCGGGGAATGCTGTGGTTGTACTGGAAATGGGGGGAGCCAGGagccagctggagcagcagggctgtgccttGCAGGGCATCTCTGAGGCTTCTGATAGCAGAGAAGGTTCAGGCGTGCCTGCCACTCCCTCGGGACAGGCTTCCTCTGCCAACTTAGCAtactcctgttttctttttcagttttgatcTGCATGTTACAAGGCTGGCATGTCTACGTTTAATGAGCTAGTACTGCATTATGGGTTATCCGTAGGTTGGAAATGATATCACCTTCCCCTATTAACCTACCCTGCTTGACGAGTATGTCTCCCTCCTCAACCCACCACCCTCTAACTCAGCACTAAAAGTCATTCCTTGCTTGAGAAATCGACATTTCCAGTGACTTCCACAGTGTGTTGAATAACTCTTGCTCTCCTTGCTGCGCTGACAACTGCACATACGGCGTGCAGCTCCTGTGCCGGGGTGGCTGCCCGCACTGTCCGCAGGGCTGGTTTCCCCAGGGGAGATCTCTAACTTCAGTGCAGATAGTGGCACAGAGAAGTTTTCGACGCATTAGTACCCCAACTTTGCCAAGCTCAAGGAGAACCTTCCCCCTGTTACCCAAGACCTCTGGGAGATGCTCTGTGCTTCTCCGCCCGCAGCTCTGAAGCCAGACTGACTGTGGTGGGACCAGTGGCATCCTCCCCGTGAGCACGTGAATGTGGCTGTATCAACTGGTGTGCGTGCATGGAGCCCCGCAGCCAGGGAGGTGGGCGGCAAGCCAGCCAGCAGGCACTGGGGGAGCTTTCGAAGCCTCTTCCCTGCCTAGCAGGATGATTCGGGGTCGCTGCCTTGGCCACGGGCTGCTGCTGGGTCGTGGTCActggccctggggtggctgctAAGGAGAAGCAAGGCTAGGATCGgctgctctccaggagctgggGGTGCCCAAGAGCAGCCGGGGCCGCTTGCACCAAGGCTTTGCACGCCAGCGTGACCCCGGGGATGGGCAGTGGTGGCTCCTGTGCCCAAGAGGCTGCGGGAGACAGAGGGGGCATCCACATGGCATTGGCTTGGGCTTCCAGCAGCCCCTTTCCACCTGGCTCTTTGAGGCATGTGTGGGAGTGCCTGGCTGTCTTGAGCACCCACTGACGCTTTCCTTCACCCTCTCTCTGTCCTTACAGCTCCCTGCcggaagagaaaagcaagacgAGCTCTTCCTTTGAGACTGGTCCAAAGCCAAGCGAGAAGCCGGATGCGGAACAAGCTGAGCTGGACCCAGAGCAGAAGCGGAGCCGTGCCCGGGAGCGCCGGCGAGAGGGACGGTCCAAGACCTTTGACTGGGCTGAATTTCGCCCCATCCAGCAAGCCCTGGCGCAGGAGCGCGCAAACGCTGCAGACTCCTCCAAGAGCGGCTCTGCCGCCTTCCCCAGGGATTCTGGTGCCACTGACACTGACCCGGGAGAGCTGGAGCGGGAGCGGGCCCGGCGGCGGGAGGAGCGGCGCAAGCGCTTCGAGATGATCGATGCTGTGGATGGGGCAGGGTCAGAAGAGGCGCTAAGGATGGAGGTGGACCGGATCCTGCCCATCCCAGCGGACATCAAACCGCAGAATGTCCATGTGGAGATCGAGCAGCGCTGGCACCAGGTGGAGACCACCCCGCTGCGGGAGGAGAAGCAGATCCCCATCACACCGTTGCACCTTGCCCACACTGAGGACCGGGACGAGGGGCTGACGAAGCAGCACTTGACCACgctgctggagaaggaggtAAAGCTGGGTGTGTGGGATACAGGCTCCCTGCCAAAATGGCCTTCAGGCCACAGCAGGAACCGTAGGAAGCCTGAGCAAGGCTTTGAAAAGCTGCATTTATTTCTACTTCGTAATAGCAACAGGTGAAGATGCTGTAGGGTCCACTGGGAAGTTGGCAGGGCACAGATCCGTGTTCATTCCCAAACGGCTCTGCCGGCAGCTTTCATGTTCCCATGGCTGCAGAAAGGGCTGTTCTTACAAGGGTGGTATTTTATTACCCCCTTCCATTTAATGCTGCCTACACTTGTGTTGGTTGATAGCCAGCCTGCCTCTGATGAGATGGGTCCGATTGATGTGTATTAACCAATCTCTTAATTCAAGCTCATAATTCTGTgtgcctctgcagctgcagagatTTGTGTCTGCAATTATGTCTACAAAACTATAAACTAGCTTGAAATATAGCCCATGCCACAAAGGTTCCCTTTTTGTGGAGCCTACATCAAGCAATCGTATGATTTTAGGAAAGGGAAGGTGGATACAGCTCTCTTGGAAGAGATCCACGCCTGGGATAACAAAGGCTGTTGTTATTTGGAATTAAGGTGTATTAGCAGGAATGAAAGGGGTGCAGGCGTGGAGTAACCAGGAATATTGCTGATCTGAACCAGGCTGGGATTTGCCTGGGTCATGCCTGGCACGACCTGGTGCTGTTCATCCTTCACTGCAGTGAGCTTTACGAATTAAACTACTGCACAACTTAGTTCTTTCAGAGAGGAGGGATTTTGGCTAGAAAAATGAAATCCAGATCCCAGAGCAGAGAGCAAACCAGCGGTGCCATCAAAAGCCCTGTTCATTCTGCTCTGCGTCCCCTCTGAGCCGCTTGCTCCTTATGGCTGATCCCCTGCCCACCCTCTGGACGCTGTCTCTGTTCATGTCTCTCCAGctggagcagaagcagaaggaggccctggagctcctggagcagAACCGGCACCTGCAGGACCAGCTGAAAGTGGCACTGGGCCGGGAGCAGAGCGCCCGGGAGGGCTACGTGTTGCAGGTAGGAgagcaggaaggagagagaaatccATCTTCTGTGTGTCCGGGGGGAACCCTGGTAGGCTTTGATCCAGGGTGTTTGGGGGGCATCTTGGTTGACGCAGAGATGTGCACCACTGAGTGGGCTCCAAGAAGTGTGACCTCTTGCAAATACTGCTAGTTCTGTAGTAATCCTTGCCAGGATCATCTGCTTAGCAAAACCTCTGGTCTGGGATGTAGTAGAAAAGAGCGTTACCTGCCGGCGTCCCGGAAGGAAAACACAACCCAGCTGCAGGAGACTGATGGGACCTCAACAGAGTCCACCCATGATCCATCCTGTACTGTGTTTGCCTATGCAGCAGCTGTTGCCCCCTTTCTGTGCCCCAGATATTCCCCTCAAGGTGCACATAAGCCTTTCTAAGCATCTTGTAGCCCAGCAGTTGCTCCTGGCTGGGCAATTTGCGTGGTGGTTACATGGGCAAACACAGCACACGCAGGTGTCTCTCCTGGGCCCATTCCCTGCAGCCAGAGTGGGATTCACGCCAGGACAACCTGTTGTCTTGGGTCACTTCTGTGGTTTCTTCTGTTATAGCAAAGCGCAGACGTGTGTTTTAGAGGTTCTGGGAAAAGAGAGGTGAGAGTCTCTTGGGAagcctttcctcccttcctctaaACGAAGTGGACTTTTTCCAGCCTTTCCTGGGAAGTGTCCGTGCCCAGAGGAGCCTGCAGGGCAGCTTCTGGCTGTTCTTGTGAGTCCGTACTCCTCTTTTGTGCAGGGGGCAACATTTGACCTGCTCAAATCTAGCTGGCCAAACTGGCTCTGGACCAAGGTGGCCGTGCGTGGCTGCGTGCTGTGCTTCCATGGCAGCAAACCCAATGTCGAGGCTGAACCTTGCATCCTTCTTTTTTGTGGGAGAAATTTTCCTTGAAGAAGTTGGAGAGAGCAttagcccaggttgcccagagaagtcatggctgccccatccttggaggtgtccaaggccaggttggatgaggatttgagcagcctgatccagcgggaggtgtccctgcccatggcaggcggctgggactggatggactttaaggtcccttccaacccaaaccattgtatgctCGAAGTTGCACAGGCAGTGGAGGCCACCTAGGCAGGAGAGGCATCTTGCCTTCCTTGCTGGTGATCTCCTTGAATGAGTTACTTActaatgcatttatttctggAGCCCCTGAGCTGACAGTGCTTGCTTGGAGGCGTTCCATTATTTTCACTTGGCAGTGTTGGAGGAGTAACTAATTCCCTCTTCTCTGGGCCAGAGGAATCTGACCTCACTTTGCCTGGAGCTCAGAAAAATCAGGGAATGGGACTAAAAGCTGGATGCTGAATCCACTGTCAGACTGACCGTGTTGAAGTTGGCTGTAGCACCTCAATATGAGAAGAGGGCAAAAGAGGGCAAGTCTGCAGTAAGAAGTGATCCAAACTTTGACCTAGTAGTTGGAGAGGATGTTTGGAAGGGTTGGAGGTTTTTGCTTGCTCCAGTCTTAATTGTTCTGGGGATTTCTCTTATGTTTCCCTGGGACCAGAGGGATTAAAGTCCTGTGCAGAAGGGAGTAACCCCACCAAACCCTGCAGGGAATTTCACTCCTCGAAGGGAGCGAAATCACTGGGTGGGGGGAGTTCTGCAGCCCCAAACTATGGGCAAATatcacagcctttttttttggaTACACATCTGAATTTCATATGCCCCTGCTCCCCTCATGGCTGATATTAGAGGCTCCTATGTTGTCTAAGGGTAGGGATGACAGAGGAGCTTGACTACTTGCCCGCTGGTCCCTCCTGAGCTGCCCGGGGGGCACCAGCCCCTCCTTGGCAGCATGACCAGCCCCCTATGAACCCCCAAGCACTGCCTCGACATAAAAGATGCTGCATGTTTCTAAGGCAGCTGCTGAGATACAGCCCTGTGATGCATGTGCCGTGCACCGAAGCCTCGTGTAACCCCTCTTGTGCTCTGAACTTCCTCGCAATGGGGCAGCCCAACTTTGAACCCTACTGGGAGAAAAAACAGGGGCTCCTGCTCCTTGCAAACGAACCGGAGATGTCCCTGGGCTCTGGTCACGGTGGGAGGGAGGGGTCACGTACTAACATGTCCCGGGCAGATGTTCTTGCATGTTTTTGGTGTAAAGCATGAAatttaacttaacataactgaGTGTCACATCTGTGGGCTTTCCTTATCAGCAATCAGAGTACAGCAAGGCAGGCCAAATTCCTAGGCTTAACGCTGTGCTTCTCTCGCCTTTTcctgtctgtgtatttttttaaagatacatCATTCCTGTCGCCTTTTGCATGCCTCTCTCTGTGAGTTTTCTCTTTGCATGCTACATTGCTTTGGTTTGAATCTCGCAAAGGttggtttctttcattttacattcTCATCACACCTTTTCTCTCCCGTCACTTGTtgggctttttattttgtcctttggtttcttttttcttttttttttctttttgcaggttAGAGGAATTAGATCCTCCTTTGTCTTAAACTTTAGCATAACAACATCATCTCTCATGTCTCATAACGCGATGAGCAGCCACTAAGTCCTGTTTGATAGTTACAGAAATGACATCGCCACGCCGGCTCTCGTGTCTCCCTGCATTTGGGTGGGATGTGATGTCATTTGCTGTCACCTCACTTTCTGTTGTTGCTTTTGGTCGGTAGGACTGTGTTACCTGAACTGTGCACTTTTTGTTTCAcaacaaaatgaacaaacatGCTAAAAAAGCAGTTCCTTTCTTCTCAACTTGTTCccatcctcttctccttctcatcTTTCCCGTTTTTCTCTCGTCTGTCCGTCTCTGTTTTACTGctggtgtttctttttcattgttttttggTTCTATTcaattttggttatttttttccttttagcctGTTACTGTACAGCTGTTTTGATGTTGTGGTCCATGTTTTCTGTTACTGGAAAGCAGTTGTCGctcattcaaaaaaataaaaaataccaaaaaagttcgttaaaacaaacaaaaaaaattgtgccaAGAACAAATCATCCCAATTGGAGCACGTGGGTAGCAGCCAAATCGCTGTGAGGAGCTTTTCCATGGCCTGCCTGGCCAGAGGTGTGACACTCAGAAGGGAGAGCCAAGAGTGTTACTAATCTAGTATTTAATCAATTTTTTTAAGACCGAGGTGGCCGCCTCGCCATCAGGTGCCTGGCAGAGGCTCCACAAAGTCAACCAAGACCTCCAAAGCGAGCTGGAAGCCCAATGTCAGCGTCAAGAGCTGATCAATCAGCAGATTCAGTCGCTGAAGCGCAGCTATGCCGAGGCCAAGGACGTGATCCGGCACCACGAAGCCGAGATTCAGAGCCTGCAGGCAAGGCTCAGTAATGCAGCAGCCGAGCTCTCCATCAAGGAGCAAACCCTGGCCAAGCTCAGGAGCGACCTGAGGAGCGAAAAAGAGAAAGCcaaagagcagctggaggagtgGCAGCACAGCGAAGCTGCACTCAGCTCCCAGCTGAAGGCCAGCGAGCAGAAGCTGAAGAGCGCAGAGGCTCTGCTCCTGGAGAAGACCCAGGAGCTGCGGGACCTGGAGATGCAGCAGGCTTTGCAGAGGGACCATCAGAAGGAGGTGCAGCGGCTCCAAGACAGGATTGCAGACCTGAGCAGGCAGCTGAATGCTAGTGAGCAAGCACGGATCCTCatggaggagaagctgcagaagaattaTGAGGCCTTGCTGGAGAGCTGTGAGAGGGAAAAGCAGGTTTTGATACGGAGTCTGAAGGAGGTGGAGGATAAGGCCAACGAGTATGAGAACCAGCTGCAAAATACCGAGCAGCAAATGGAGATTCTGCAGAAGGAGAAGCTGAGTGCAAAGTTTGAAGGCAGTGAGCTTGTCCaccagctggaggagcagctggtgatGAAGGAGGCCAGCATCCAGAAACTCGCAGAGCACATCAGGGAgcttgaaagagagagagatcagATCAAATGTCGATTCCACGAGCTCATGAATCAGGTCACCGAGTCAGATAATGAAGTTGCAAAGCTGCAAGCAAAGTTGAAAATGGAAGAGACCAACTACCGCAATCTAGAGCAATCATTCGAGGAGGTGTCGGATCAGTTCAAGGGTGTGCAGAAggtgctgaaagaaaaagaagaagagctGAGACATGTTAAGGAAATGCACTTGAGAATCGTGGAGAAGAAAGATCAAGATCTCAGTGAGGCTTTGGTTAAAATGGTTGCTTTAGATAGCAGTTTAGAGGAGACTAAGGTAAAGCTAAAGGCCAAGGAGGAGGCTTTAAAGAAATTAGCAGGTGTAGGCACAGGTCCGTGTGCTGAAGAGGTGGAAGAGCTTGGCCCCGGTCTCGAGGCTGACGGAAGTCATCCATGCCAACTGGGGCAGCCTCTGCAAACTCAGGATGTCCTTCCAGCTCTGACTTATGCACTGAAGGAAGAGGATGAGATTTTTGAGACAAGCCAGAGGCAAGCAGAGGAATTCAGCTCCCCATCCAAAGCTGTAGAGCTCCAGGACCAAGAGTTAGTTCAGAAAGCCTTAGCAAAGGCTGATGTAGGAATCATGGGGGCCAAGAGGCAAAGAATCCGTTTCTCAAGCATCCAGTGCCAAAAATACATCCATCCAGATGGATCGGAGAAAAATTGGACAAGCAGCACCTCTTCAGACACGAGCCAAGACAGATCACTATCTGAAGAAAGCATGTCATCAGAGCCAGCTCTTGGTTACCCGTCATCGGGGACAAGTGACTCTGAGACCTATCTTTCAATCATCCATTCCCTGGAAACCAAGCTTTATATTACAGAGGAAAAGCTCAAAGATGTAACCATGAAGCTTGAGAGCCAGCACGGCCATAATCAGGAGACTCTCATCGCCCTCCACCATCAGTGGGCCAGCACTGAGACTCAGCTGCGGGAACAACTTCAGACCAGCTTATCCCAAGTCAGCGCTTTGATCTCACAGCTGGAGAGTGAGAGGCAGGAAAAGTTGAAGCTCATAGAAAATCACGTTAGCGAGCTGGGAagtttccaaatgaaaaatgatCAAGCGCTGACTTGCttagagaagtgcagagaacaacTAAGATCTTTGCCCAAATCAGACAAGGAACAAAAGGAGGATTTGTTCCTTGTTACTCTGTCCAGCATGGAAACAACCTTATCAAACGCAATCCAAGCCTTGAGAGGGGTGCCAGTCCCGTCGGAGTATCAGCAAAGTGAAAGCCTTATCACAGAAAGCCCTGCTCcagaagcaggagaagaggagaatgtctccaggcagcagcaagTGGAGATGTTTGACGCTGGCCAGCTGAGATGGCTTTCTGAGAGAGTGGCATTTGAGGCCTCTCTCATCAGCCAAATAGCGGAGTCTTTGAAAAATGCAAGCTCTGAGATATCTCAGCTCCTGAGAGAGATCCAGGGAACGGCTGAAGTTGTTTTGATGGAGCCAGCAAGTGTTTCTCATACAACAGTTGACTTGGCCAGCATCCTATctaagaagctgctgctggaaggggAATTCTGGAGCCAGGTGGAGGAGCTGAGAGTGCACTTGAGCACTAGAGAAGGAGAAGCCGAGGGCAGAACAGAAACAACAGGTTTGGGCTTTTCTCCATGTTTTCTTAGTGCTGTAGCAGATGCTACGCTGATCAAGGCAGAACTTGGGTTTGTTgcacagaaaatgagagaatCTTTTCATCAGAGATTAAAAACAATTGAAGAAGACCTCCATAATACCAAAACAGCTCTCCAGCAGCATAAATGCATGTTGGAGGAGATCATCAGAGCGTACAGGACTCCTGATTTTGACAGAGTTGTGCACCAGATTTCTGAAGCACTTGAAATTCAAAAAGATGCTTCAGAAAGAACCCAAATCTCCTGGGATGGGAGCCGTCTCCAAATGGTGCCATGTCAGGAATTAGGCAAGGCAGAGGAGACTGGCAGCCTGTCAGACCATAGTAGTGAAGCTCTTGTTTCCATTCAGGAAGATCTCGCCCAACAACTACAGGACAAATCAAATGTTCTGAAGGAAATATCTGTTGCCTTACTCTCTCTGCCTCCTGAGGAGGCAATGAGAGACTgtcagaagctgctgaagatgTCTCAGAGTCTTTCATATCATTCATGCATGGGAGACCTTGAACGGTATTCCTCCTTGTTAGTCCAGGATGCAATTGTTCAGGCTCAGGTTTGTTATGCTGCTTGCAAGGTCCGCCTGGAGTACGAGAGGGAGCTGAAGTCCTTCAAGGAGTCCTTGCAGAGCATGGACGCGCTCTGCCAAGAGCGTGTGAAGACGGTCTCTCTCCTTCGGGATGAGTACGAAGACTTGCTTAGAAAGCAGCAGGGTGAGTATGGTGAGCTGATCACCATGCTTGAACAGGAGAACGCTGATCTCAAAGCAAAGGTGTCCCAGCTGGACAGTCAGCGAAGGCTCTTAgaggaagaagagcaaaaacaCAGCAAGAGCTTGAGTGAATTGCAGGGACGGTATGAAGAGGAGATTCGAAATGTGATAGAGCAACTAAACAGGACAGAGGATGCTCTGAAGGCTGAGAGGACAGAGGGCCTCAACCAGCTGGATGCCATCATCCGTGACAAGCAGAACATGGAGCAGTATCACCTGGAGCAGATGCAAATGCTGGAGGACAAATTCCAGGCCAAGATCAAGGAGCTGCAGGTCATCCATGGCGAGGAGCTGCAGGCGTTGCAGGAGCACTACAGCCAGAACCTGCAGCGCCTGCAGGAGACCCTGGATGAGTACCAGAGGCAGCACCCGGAGGCATCTCCCGCGGTGGCCGCGGGTGGTGGGGATGCCTGGGTGGCCGGTGAGGCGGGTGACACTGGGCAGGGCCCCGGTGGTGACTTGGACTCCATGCACGGTCTGAGGGAACGCATCCAGGAGCTGGAGGCCCAGATGAATGTCATGAGGGatgagctggagaacaagcatCTGGAGGGGAACGCTTCCACCTTGAGGGAAAAATACCAGAAAGACTTTGAAAACTTAAAGGTCTTGGTCCATTTATCGCTttctgctttgtgctgctgaGTATATGGGAGGGTGCGTTCGGTCCTGGGTTTCGCTTGCCGTACTGGGGGGCATCCCCTGAAAGAGCCAGCACACTAAAACAAGCCTAAAGGGTTAGAAAGGCCTCTGTAAAGCATGGCATCTCCCTTTTCTCCATGCTGGGGTATTCTAAATGCATTGCTGAGGGAGGGTTGATCATTGGAGGTGGGGGGGTCTCTGCACGGAGAGGGAGGGATTTGGAGTAGCTTGATAACATCATGCTCTTCTTCACTATGAAGCCCAGAGTGTTCCTTCTCATACCTGAGGCGTATGTTTTGTTCGTGACTTCCCTTTAAAAGCATTCTTCAACTCTATCTTTCCCAGTCTGATCAAATCTCCTATCTGTCTCTACTGCCCTCAAAAATCTGCAATGAAATGGGAACTTATTGCTCTCCAAACCTATCTTCCTGGGGAAAGTAGCT
It includes:
- the MPRIP gene encoding myosin phosphatase Rho-interacting protein isoform X2 translates to MAAKDNPCRKFQANIFNKSKCQNCFKPRESHLLNDEDLNQAKPIYGGWLLLAPEGTDFDNPVHRSRKWQRRFFILYEHGLLRYALDEMPTTLPQGTINMNQCTDVVDGESRTGQKFSLCILTPEKEHFIRAENKEIISGWLEMLIVYPRTNKQNQKKKRKVEPPTPQEPGPAKMAVTSSNIPSAEKVPATKSTLWQEEMRGKDQADGSSGISPAPSPVQGQAGAASSLKDPMLDSKEDESSMNGDRIDCGRKTRVESGYFSLEKTKQDSKLEEQQLPPPPSPPSPSTPNNRYSYPKSPSQEHAQPFPSPGTRSGDRMIPSFSLNSLDSKSSCPMHKDSSSRDVGRGAEKSGRPLSFKASRQYTTLADVPKAVRISNREAFQVERKRLERRTRARSPGREEVARLFGNERRRSQVIEKFEALDIENAEHMETNVSAGAALSSDTRQGRSEKRVFPRKRDFTCEGAAVGSILDVSASPLSPHRRAKSLDRRSTESSMTPDLLNFKKGWLTKQYEDGQWKKHWFVLTDQSLRYYRDSVAEEAADLDGEIDLSTCYDVTEYPVQRNYGFQIHTKEGEFTLSAMTSGIRRNWIQTIMKHVRPTTAPDVTSSLPEEKSKTSSSFETGPKPSEKPDAEQAELDPEQKRSRARERRREGRSKTFDWAEFRPIQQALAQERANAADSSKSGSAAFPRDSGATDTDPGELERERARRREERRKRFEMIDAVDGAGSEEALRMEVDRILPIPADIKPQNVHVEIEQRWHQVETTPLREEKQIPITPLHLAHTEDRDEGLTKQHLTTLLEKELEQKQKEALELLEQNRHLQDQLKVALGREQSAREGYVLQTEVAASPSGAWQRLHKVNQDLQSELEAQCQRQELINQQIQSLKRSYAEAKDVIRHHEAEIQSLQARLSNAAAELSIKEQTLAKLRSDLRSEKEKAKEQLEEWQHSEAALSSQLKASEQKLKSAEALLLEKTQELRDLEMQQALQRDHQKEVQRLQDRIADLSRQLNASEQARILMEEKLQKNYEALLESCEREKQVLIRSLKEVEDKANEYENQLQNTEQQMEILQKEKLSAKFEGSELVHQLEEQLVMKEASIQKLAEHIRELERERDQIKCRFHELMNQVTESDNEVAKLQAKLKMEETNYRNLEQSFEEVSDQFKGVQKVLKEKEEELRHVKEMHLRIVEKKDQDLSEALVKMVALDSSLEETKVKLKAKEEALKKLAGVGTGPCAEEVEELGPGLEADGSHPCQLGQPLQTQDVLPALTYALKEEDEIFETSQRQAEEFSSPSKAVELQDQELVQKALAKADVGIMGAKRQRIRFSSIQCQKYIHPDGSEKNWTSSTSSDTSQDRSLSEESMSSEPALGYPSSGTSDSETYLSIIHSLETKLYITEEKLKDVTMKLESQHGHNQETLIALHHQWASTETQLREQLQTSLSQVSALISQLESERQEKLKLIENHVSELGSFQMKNDQALTCLEKCREQLRSLPKSDKEQKEDLFLVTLSSMETTLSNAIQALRGVPVPSEYQQSESLITESPAPEAGEEENVSRQQQVEMFDAGQLRWLSERVAFEASLISQIAESLKNASSEISQLLREIQGTAEVVLMEPASVSHTTVDLASILSKKLLLEGEFWSQVEELRVHLSTREGEAEGRTETTGLGFSPCFLSAVADATLIKAELGFVAQKMRESFHQRLKTIEEDLHNTKTALQQHKCMLEEIIRAYRTPDFDRVVHQISEALEIQKDASERTQISWDGSRLQMVPCQELGKAEETGSLSDHSSEALVSIQEDLAQQLQDKSNVLKEISVALLSLPPEEAMRDCQKLLKMSQSLSYHSCMGDLERYSSLLVQDAIVQAQVCYAACKVRLEYERELKSFKESLQSMDALCQERVKTVSLLRDEYEDLLRKQQGEYGELITMLEQENADLKAKVSQLDSQRRLLEEEEQKHSKSLSELQGRYEEEIRNVIEQLNRTEDALKAERTEGLNQLDAIIRDKQNMEQYHLEQMQMLEDKFQAKIKELQVIHGEELQALQEHYSQNLQRLQETLDEYQRQHPEASPAVAAGGGDAWVAGEAGDTGQGPGGDLDSMHGLRERIQELEAQMNVMRDELENKHLEGNASTLREKYQKDFENLKATCERGFAAMEETHQKKIEDLQRQHQRELEKLREEKDRLLAEETAATISAIEAMKNAHREELERELEKSQRSQISSVNADIEALRRQYLEELQSVQRELEVLSEQYSQKCLENAHLAQALEAERQALRQCQRENQELNAHNQELNNRLAAEITRLRTLLTGEGGGEAAGSPLTQGKDAYELEVLLRVKESEIQYLKQEISSLKDELQTALRDKKYASDKYKDIYTELSIVKAKADCDISRLKEQLKAATEAQGEKSPVNTTVSGYDIMKSKSNPDFLKKDRSSVSRQLRNIRSKSVIEQVSWDN